From the Senegalimassilia faecalis genome, one window contains:
- a CDS encoding ATP-binding protein, translating into MFERNQVSTLVSRLAESNNPLLEVVVGPRQTGKSTILAQALAKLSVPTTFISADDAIVPSTDWLQTEWQQARNATAGGAHPAVLAIDEIQKVPHWSAAVKALYDADRRNAVPLRIVLSGSSSLLLHKGLEDSLMGRFELIRSPHWSLAECAEAFGFTLDDFLYFGGYPGAARFTDDEARWSSYVRDAIIEPTISQDVLSLGDIRKPALMKSLFKLGAIYSSQELSYTKMLGQLQDAGNTVTIAHYLDLLGKAGMLCGLQKYDDKELSRRKSSPRLMVYDTSLMTATSDKSKTAFETQRDLRGHLVESAVGARLLARAPEEGFTVSWWREGNNEVDFVLAKGTALAAIEVKSGHETAQSGMAEFLKKHPEAKRIIVGGGSAGACSIESFLRDEVPLFYE; encoded by the coding sequence ATGTTTGAACGCAATCAAGTCAGCACGCTTGTTTCCCGCCTTGCCGAAAGCAACAACCCCTTGTTGGAAGTAGTCGTGGGACCGCGCCAAACCGGCAAAAGCACCATTCTCGCCCAAGCGCTCGCAAAACTTAGCGTTCCTACTACGTTTATAAGCGCCGATGACGCCATCGTCCCCTCAACAGATTGGCTGCAAACAGAATGGCAGCAGGCCAGAAACGCCACAGCCGGAGGCGCGCATCCGGCGGTACTTGCGATCGACGAAATTCAAAAGGTTCCGCATTGGTCCGCCGCGGTCAAAGCTCTTTACGATGCCGACCGGCGCAATGCAGTACCGCTGCGAATCGTGCTCAGCGGCTCATCGTCGTTGCTTCTTCACAAAGGCTTGGAAGACTCGCTTATGGGACGCTTCGAGCTCATCCGTTCGCCGCATTGGAGCCTTGCCGAATGCGCGGAAGCTTTCGGTTTCACGCTTGACGACTTCCTCTATTTCGGAGGTTATCCGGGTGCAGCGCGTTTCACCGATGACGAAGCCCGCTGGAGCTCCTATGTTCGCGACGCCATCATCGAGCCAACCATATCGCAAGACGTGCTGTCGCTCGGAGACATCAGAAAGCCAGCTTTGATGAAATCCCTGTTCAAACTGGGTGCCATCTACTCTTCCCAGGAACTTTCGTACACGAAAATGCTTGGGCAGCTGCAAGATGCGGGCAACACGGTGACAATTGCGCACTATCTTGACCTTTTGGGAAAGGCGGGAATGCTGTGCGGCCTGCAAAAATACGACGACAAAGAGCTATCACGCAGAAAAAGCTCTCCGCGTTTGATGGTGTACGACACTTCGCTTATGACCGCCACGTCCGACAAAAGCAAAACTGCATTCGAAACGCAACGTGACTTGCGAGGACACCTGGTGGAATCGGCAGTCGGGGCCCGTCTACTTGCGCGCGCGCCGGAAGAGGGCTTCACCGTTTCATGGTGGCGCGAAGGCAACAACGAGGTTGATTTCGTGTTGGCGAAAGGAACGGCGCTAGCGGCAATTGAAGTGAAAAGCGGGCACGAAACCGCCCAAAGCGGCATGGCCGAGTTCCTGAAGAAGCATCCAGAAGCAAAGCGAATCATCGTCGGCGGCGGCTCAGCAGGCGCCTGCAGCATCGAAAGCTTCCTTCGCGATGAAGTGCCGCTGTTTTACGAATAG
- a CDS encoding LOG family protein, with the protein MRVCVFGSSSLNLDAVYVDAAFELGRTLAKHGHGMVFGGYDVGLMGAVAHGVAAEGGNVIGVVTEGLNQKGRDIFPCEELICESDLATRKTRMIELADAFVTMPGGLGTFDEFFVVVSQVKAGELDAKSAILNVGGYFDPMVEMLDRACETGLNSTDWRRDCEVFNAPEPLVEWLEG; encoded by the coding sequence ATGAGGGTTTGCGTGTTCGGCTCGTCGAGCTTGAATCTGGACGCGGTGTACGTGGACGCGGCGTTCGAGCTGGGGCGCACGCTGGCGAAACACGGCCACGGCATGGTGTTCGGCGGCTACGACGTGGGGCTGATGGGCGCGGTGGCGCACGGCGTTGCAGCCGAGGGCGGCAACGTTATCGGCGTGGTCACCGAGGGCCTGAACCAGAAGGGCCGCGACATCTTCCCGTGTGAAGAGCTCATTTGCGAATCTGACCTGGCCACGCGCAAAACGCGCATGATCGAGCTGGCGGACGCGTTCGTGACCATGCCGGGCGGTCTGGGCACGTTCGACGAGTTCTTCGTGGTCGTGTCGCAGGTGAAGGCGGGCGAGCTCGATGCGAAAAGCGCCATTCTGAACGTGGGCGGGTACTTCGATCCAATGGTGGAAATGCTCGACCGCGCATGCGAAACGGGCCTCAACTCCACTGACTGGCGTCGCGATTGCGAAGTATTCAACGCCCCCGAACCTCTTGTGGAGTGGCTGGAAGGATAA
- a CDS encoding SOS response-associated peptidase family protein: protein MCGRFEVLGWDEVADVVRVLEAVSPVNVMPDWPARLVGAAGAVPTDAAPGSAVDVVVADSRGVLSTLCLTWGFAAEWSQRPVYNTRLEKAMGPNPGMWAGPISRGRCVVPARGFFETHATETVRSPKTGRNIKRRYRFGAENEVPLLLAGVRDETCFSVVTTSPNAVVSPVHDRMPLVLSPQEAVWWLRAPWSDFANGWHRLANRSDVALISRPVQPAAPQHDSPFEQTSLF, encoded by the coding sequence GTGTGTGGGCGCTTTGAAGTTTTGGGTTGGGACGAGGTTGCGGACGTTGTTCGCGTGCTTGAGGCGGTCTCGCCTGTTAACGTGATGCCCGATTGGCCTGCTCGCTTGGTTGGGGCTGCTGGCGCGGTGCCAACGGATGCTGCTCCGGGGTCTGCGGTTGACGTGGTTGTTGCCGATTCGCGCGGTGTGCTTTCCACTTTGTGTTTGACCTGGGGATTTGCTGCTGAGTGGTCGCAACGCCCGGTGTATAACACGCGCTTGGAGAAAGCGATGGGGCCGAACCCTGGCATGTGGGCGGGGCCGATATCGCGCGGGCGCTGCGTGGTGCCCGCGCGCGGCTTCTTCGAAACGCATGCGACGGAGACGGTTCGCAGTCCGAAAACGGGCCGGAACATCAAGCGTCGGTATCGTTTCGGCGCCGAAAACGAGGTACCGCTGCTGCTTGCGGGCGTGCGGGACGAAACTTGCTTTTCCGTGGTGACCACCAGCCCGAACGCGGTCGTTTCACCTGTTCATGACCGCATGCCGTTGGTGTTGAGCCCGCAAGAGGCTGTGTGGTGGCTGCGTGCGCCGTGGTCCGATTTCGCGAACGGCTGGCATAGGTTGGCGAATCGCAGCGACGTGGCGTTGATCTCGCGCCCTGTGCAACCGGCCGCGCCGCAACACGATTCCCCGTTTGAGCAAACGTCGCTGTTCTAG
- a CDS encoding DNA/RNA non-specific endonuclease, whose amino-acid sequence MQPSNHLDFTERAARSTSANQDSPENLPARNQSADFANPGAKPKCANAFVSLSANGKLKSRSNRSLAGHAHACSANQAAVPKTRIVSAFAALLLALALAFSGFGCAGIAAPDGASTGGNAPATSQPQDNGEVDSATDSARATIADIPAYSGALCININGGVPGFTTQDEARGAFMQFSELDFEGRCGEAFARIDTDTVSNDKRGDISSVHPSGWVQRKYSFVDDGMLYNRCHLIAHQLCGEDANERNLITGTRTFNVIGMLYYEELVGDYVRATGNHVLYRVTPLFAANDLVARGVQMEAKSIEDNGEAVQFNVFVYNVEPGVAIDYVTGESQESADTPAVASKGEDTITTAAAARAAQAAGESGASSSTGNAGESNGASASGSSSGSTSANASDTASSSAEQHDYILNAKNKKFHLPTCSAVNDIAAANRQDFTGARDELIAKGYSPCGICKP is encoded by the coding sequence GTGCAGCCTTCGAACCACCTCGACTTCACCGAGCGCGCCGCTCGTTCGACCAGCGCGAATCAAGATAGTCCCGAAAACCTGCCCGCCCGGAATCAGTCGGCCGACTTCGCCAACCCCGGCGCCAAGCCCAAATGTGCCAACGCATTCGTAAGCCTTTCCGCCAATGGCAAGCTGAAGTCGCGCAGCAACCGCAGCCTTGCCGGCCACGCCCACGCATGCAGCGCCAACCAGGCCGCTGTCCCGAAAACGCGCATCGTTTCGGCGTTTGCTGCATTGTTGCTTGCGCTCGCGCTGGCATTCTCGGGCTTCGGTTGCGCAGGCATCGCCGCACCCGACGGCGCAAGCACTGGCGGCAACGCGCCCGCCACCAGCCAGCCGCAGGACAACGGCGAGGTCGACAGCGCCACCGATTCCGCGCGTGCAACTATCGCCGACATCCCGGCGTATTCGGGCGCCTTGTGCATCAACATCAACGGCGGCGTGCCCGGATTCACGACGCAAGACGAAGCCCGCGGCGCGTTTATGCAGTTCAGCGAGCTGGATTTCGAGGGCCGCTGCGGCGAGGCGTTCGCGCGCATCGACACCGACACCGTTTCCAACGACAAGCGCGGCGACATCTCGTCGGTTCACCCAAGCGGCTGGGTGCAGCGCAAGTACAGCTTCGTGGACGACGGCATGCTGTACAACCGCTGCCACCTGATTGCCCATCAGCTGTGCGGCGAAGACGCCAACGAACGCAACCTCATCACCGGCACGCGCACGTTCAACGTGATAGGCATGCTGTATTACGAGGAGCTGGTGGGCGACTACGTGCGCGCAACCGGTAACCACGTGCTGTACCGCGTCACGCCGCTGTTCGCCGCAAACGACCTGGTGGCGCGCGGGGTGCAGATGGAGGCGAAGTCCATCGAGGACAACGGCGAGGCCGTGCAGTTCAACGTGTTCGTGTACAACGTGGAACCCGGCGTGGCCATCGATTACGTGACCGGCGAAAGCCAGGAGTCGGCCGACACGCCCGCCGTTGCCAGCAAAGGCGAGGACACCATCACCACCGCGGCCGCCGCGCGCGCCGCCCAAGCTGCGGGCGAAAGCGGGGCGAGCAGCTCCACCGGCAACGCGGGCGAATCGAACGGCGCGAGCGCATCGGGTTCCAGCAGCGGCTCGACCAGCGCAAATGCCAGCGACACTGCCAGTTCGTCCGCCGAGCAGCACGACTACATCCTGAACGCGAAGAACAAGAAGTTCCACCTGCCCACGTGCTCGGCAGTCAACGACATCGCCGCTGCAAACCGCCAAGACTTCACCGGCGCCCGCGACGAGCTCATCGCGAAAGGCTACTCCCCCTGCGGCATCTGCAAACCATAG
- the dcm gene encoding DNA (cytosine-5-)-methyltransferase — translation MAELFAGVGGFRLGLEGYRNADHPELDMPAAGPFETIWANQWEPPGTDGKQFAWRCYEQHFGEGSCVNEDINKVLDDYEAGEIDIPDVDMVVGGFPCQDYSVAKPLSAARGIEGKKGVLWWDIYRFLHLKEPKYVLLENVDRLLKSPATQRGRDFAIILSCMADLGYSVEWHVVNSGEYGFDQRRKRVYVFAELTSSNWDLAARAREGVMARAFPVAEPDSISEFEIQHDPYDITQHFDLAGKKSPFCSVGVMQDFKVLTFDAAEKYEGKLGALGNVLVPEGEVPAEFYIPDEKLESWKYLKGGKREERVNKKTGFKYFYSEGSMAFPDSLEKPSRTILTGEGGIGASRFKHVVEIDGKYRRLVPDELDQLQGFPKGWTNTGMSDGRRAFCMGNALVVDVPHRIGVEIAREANAD, via the coding sequence GTGGCCGAGCTGTTTGCTGGCGTTGGCGGGTTTCGCCTGGGCCTTGAGGGCTACCGAAATGCCGATCATCCTGAGCTCGATATGCCCGCTGCCGGTCCTTTTGAGACGATTTGGGCGAACCAATGGGAGCCGCCGGGAACGGATGGCAAGCAGTTCGCCTGGCGCTGCTACGAGCAGCATTTTGGCGAAGGCAGTTGCGTAAACGAAGACATCAATAAGGTGCTGGACGACTACGAGGCTGGCGAGATTGACATTCCAGATGTCGACATGGTGGTCGGCGGCTTCCCCTGCCAGGACTATAGCGTTGCGAAACCGCTGTCTGCCGCTCGAGGCATCGAGGGCAAGAAGGGCGTGCTTTGGTGGGATATCTATCGGTTTTTGCATCTGAAGGAACCGAAGTACGTTTTACTTGAGAATGTGGACCGTCTGCTGAAAAGCCCTGCAACGCAGCGTGGCCGCGATTTCGCAATTATCCTTTCTTGCATGGCTGACCTGGGATATTCGGTTGAATGGCATGTGGTGAACAGCGGCGAGTACGGTTTTGACCAGCGCCGCAAGCGTGTGTACGTTTTTGCTGAACTCACGAGCAGCAATTGGGATTTGGCTGCGCGTGCTCGCGAGGGCGTGATGGCGCGTGCGTTCCCCGTCGCGGAGCCGGATTCGATTTCGGAGTTTGAGATTCAGCACGACCCCTACGACATCACTCAGCACTTTGACCTTGCAGGCAAGAAATCGCCTTTTTGCTCGGTTGGCGTTATGCAGGACTTCAAAGTCTTGACGTTTGACGCGGCTGAAAAGTACGAGGGCAAACTTGGTGCGCTTGGCAATGTGCTGGTTCCCGAGGGGGAAGTGCCTGCTGAGTTTTACATTCCTGATGAGAAACTTGAATCGTGGAAGTACCTCAAGGGCGGCAAGCGTGAAGAGCGCGTCAATAAGAAGACGGGCTTCAAGTATTTCTACTCGGAAGGATCGATGGCTTTCCCGGATTCACTTGAGAAGCCGTCTCGCACGATTCTGACGGGTGAAGGCGGCATTGGCGCTTCTCGTTTCAAGCATGTCGTTGAGATTGATGGCAAGTATCGTCGTTTGGTTCCCGACGAACTCGACCAGCTGCAAGGCTTCCCGAAGGGTTGGACCAATACGGGCATGAGCGATGGTCGCCGTGCCTTCTGCATGGGAAATGCCCTGGTCGTTGACGTGCCTCACCGCATCGGCGTTGAGATTGCGCGCGAAGCAAACGCTGATTAA
- the groL gene encoding chaperonin GroEL (60 kDa chaperone family; promotes refolding of misfolded polypeptides especially under stressful conditions; forms two stacked rings of heptamers to form a barrel-shaped 14mer; ends can be capped by GroES; misfolded proteins enter the barrel where they are refolded when GroES binds), giving the protein MAKEISYDNETREKLAAGVAKLADTVRVTIGPKGRYVGVTKEGERHPYVSNDGATVAAHVGSRDRVEKMGLQVVREAATAANNEAGDGTSTATLLADAIVREGVRYVTAGNDPLALRRGIQKAADVASDALLKSATQVTTREQMAEIATVSSGDPEIGNTIAEALDEIGQDGVISVEKSTKFGISLDVKKGMLFDRGFISPYMADDMGKMTGELEQPYIFITDQRLADNFKDVVPVLEEVMQTGHPLLIVADDVRGESLNSLLMNRQRGTLISAAVVAPGAEERRKAELEDMAILTGGEVITPDRGLTLADAKKSMLGRAASVQITKDRTLIIGGKGKQEAIDQRCEAIRNELKRPHSDYELDVMRERLAKLSGGIAVMSVGAATESEMNEMRSRIQDALRATRSAASQGLLAGGGVALIQASKALDQVEVASDEEKFGVDILRKALEEPMRALCSNAGYNGDVEVAKALEAEPGYGLDCETGKYGNMISMGVADPAKVTVTALQAAASVAGLILITNCSITEADKKDEEAEEK; this is encoded by the coding sequence ATGGCTAAAGAAATTTCGTACGATAACGAAACCCGCGAGAAACTTGCGGCTGGCGTGGCGAAGCTGGCCGACACGGTTCGCGTGACCATCGGTCCGAAGGGCCGCTACGTCGGCGTCACGAAGGAAGGCGAGCGTCATCCGTACGTGTCGAACGACGGCGCTACGGTTGCCGCGCACGTCGGTTCGCGCGATCGCGTGGAGAAGATGGGTCTGCAGGTGGTGCGCGAGGCCGCCACTGCCGCCAACAACGAGGCCGGCGACGGCACGTCCACGGCAACGCTTCTGGCCGACGCCATCGTGCGCGAGGGCGTGCGCTACGTTACCGCCGGCAATGACCCGTTGGCGTTGCGCCGCGGCATCCAGAAGGCCGCCGACGTTGCGTCCGATGCGCTGCTGAAGTCCGCCACGCAGGTCACCACGCGCGAGCAGATGGCCGAAATCGCCACCGTGTCCTCGGGCGACCCGGAAATCGGCAACACCATCGCCGAGGCGCTCGACGAGATCGGGCAGGACGGCGTCATCTCCGTTGAGAAGTCCACGAAGTTCGGCATCAGCCTGGACGTGAAGAAGGGCATGCTGTTCGACCGCGGCTTCATTTCGCCGTATATGGCCGATGACATGGGCAAGATGACCGGCGAACTCGAGCAGCCGTACATCTTTATCACCGACCAGCGCCTGGCCGACAACTTCAAGGACGTTGTGCCGGTGCTTGAGGAGGTCATGCAGACGGGCCATCCGCTGCTGATCGTGGCCGACGACGTGCGCGGCGAATCGTTGAACTCGCTGTTGATGAACCGCCAGCGCGGCACGCTTATCAGCGCCGCCGTGGTGGCGCCGGGCGCCGAAGAGCGCCGCAAGGCCGAGCTGGAGGACATGGCCATCCTGACGGGCGGCGAGGTTATCACGCCCGACCGCGGCCTGACCTTGGCCGATGCGAAGAAGAGCATGCTCGGTCGCGCTGCAAGCGTGCAGATTACGAAGGACCGCACGCTCATCATCGGCGGTAAAGGCAAGCAGGAAGCCATCGACCAGCGCTGCGAGGCTATTCGCAACGAGCTGAAGCGCCCGCATTCCGATTACGAGCTTGACGTTATGCGCGAGCGCCTGGCGAAGCTGTCCGGCGGCATCGCCGTCATGAGCGTGGGCGCGGCCACCGAGTCCGAGATGAACGAGATGCGTAGCCGCATCCAGGACGCACTGCGCGCAACGCGTTCCGCGGCAAGCCAGGGCCTTCTGGCTGGCGGCGGCGTGGCGCTTATCCAGGCGTCCAAGGCGCTTGACCAGGTGGAAGTTGCCAGCGACGAAGAGAAGTTCGGCGTGGACATCCTGCGCAAGGCGCTCGAAGAGCCCATGCGCGCGCTGTGCAGCAACGCCGGCTACAACGGCGATGTTGAGGTGGCCAAGGCGCTTGAGGCCGAGCCGGGCTATGGCCTGGATTGCGAAACCGGCAAGTACGGCAACATGATTTCCATGGGCGTTGCCGATCCGGCGAAGGTAACGGTGACGGCTCTGCAGGCCGCCGCATCCGTGGCGGGGCTGATCCTCATCACGAACTGCAGCATCACCGAAGCCGACAAGAAGGACGAGGAAGCGGAAGAGAAATAG
- a CDS encoding Sau3AI family type II restriction endonuclease encodes MGISNPSTSVCGDYSTPEAIASRASVLEGKTFQDILDMGIYPPDGATRDYDNRQYKGGMGTLVEERFFGYKANSDHDADFPEAGVELKVSCFDKKKNGDYSAGERLVVSMIPYDEPIQSEFDDAVVARKCKQMMLVYYHRDKAIDPYRQQIRYAKLFEIPENDLKIIRDDYRKIASLVQEGKADRLSESLTVYLGACTKGPTAAKSWVDQYYAPGGPKAKKRAFCLKRQYMDYVLHHYLMNESEDLDCIVKGDAPATQTFEDYVLSLIKPHFGKTDRELCEEFGLEYKGNKRQWSSLSYAMLGVRGEKAQEFEKANISVRTVRLETRGGIKENLSLDTFKFLDLVEEDWEGSSLFEYLEQTRFFFVVFRKEDGCARLEDALFWSMPTMDLDGPVHDCWQATKKVVEEGVYLDVTRQRDGSIRVKNNLPGAEDNAVAHVRPHATKSAYRFADGTELGDVERDAYPLPDGRMMTKQSFWLNNSYIYKVVKTDESDAADS; translated from the coding sequence ATGGGGATTTCGAATCCTAGCACGTCAGTTTGCGGTGATTATTCAACTCCTGAGGCCATTGCCTCGCGCGCTTCGGTTCTCGAAGGGAAGACATTCCAAGACATCCTGGATATGGGAATTTATCCGCCGGATGGAGCAACGCGCGATTACGATAACCGCCAATACAAAGGTGGAATGGGCACGCTCGTTGAAGAGCGCTTTTTCGGTTATAAAGCAAATAGCGACCACGATGCGGACTTTCCCGAGGCCGGCGTTGAACTGAAAGTCTCGTGCTTCGATAAGAAGAAAAACGGCGATTATTCCGCTGGTGAGCGGCTTGTTGTCTCGATGATTCCCTACGATGAGCCTATACAATCGGAATTCGATGACGCTGTTGTTGCACGAAAGTGTAAGCAGATGATGCTGGTGTATTACCATCGCGACAAGGCGATTGATCCTTATCGGCAGCAAATTCGCTATGCGAAATTGTTCGAAATCCCAGAGAATGACTTGAAAATCATTCGCGATGACTATCGCAAGATTGCATCGCTGGTCCAAGAAGGAAAAGCGGACCGGCTCAGTGAAAGCTTGACTGTCTATTTGGGTGCTTGCACGAAAGGGCCGACAGCGGCCAAAAGCTGGGTTGACCAATATTATGCGCCAGGTGGTCCAAAGGCGAAGAAGCGCGCGTTTTGTCTCAAGCGCCAATACATGGATTACGTGCTGCACCACTACCTAATGAATGAGAGCGAAGATCTTGATTGCATTGTCAAGGGCGATGCTCCTGCAACTCAGACGTTCGAAGATTACGTGTTGTCCCTGATCAAGCCCCATTTTGGAAAGACCGATCGCGAACTTTGCGAAGAGTTTGGATTGGAATACAAGGGCAATAAACGGCAATGGTCAAGTTTGTCGTACGCCATGCTCGGCGTTAGAGGTGAGAAGGCTCAGGAGTTCGAGAAGGCAAATATCTCGGTGCGAACCGTTCGCCTTGAAACAAGGGGCGGGATAAAGGAAAACTTATCGCTAGATACGTTCAAATTCCTTGACTTGGTAGAGGAAGACTGGGAAGGCTCGTCGCTATTTGAATATCTGGAGCAGACAAGATTCTTCTTTGTGGTGTTCAGGAAAGAAGATGGCTGCGCGCGTTTGGAAGACGCGTTGTTCTGGTCTATGCCAACGATGGATCTGGACGGCCCTGTTCATGATTGTTGGCAGGCAACGAAAAAGGTTGTTGAAGAAGGTGTCTATCTTGATGTAACAAGGCAGAGAGACGGAAGCATTAGGGTTAAGAACAATTTGCCGGGGGCGGAAGACAATGCCGTTGCTCATGTGCGCCCGCATGCAACTAAATCTGCGTATCGGTTTGCTGACGGAACGGAATTGGGCGATGTCGAAAGAGACGCTTATCCGCTTCCTGATGGCCGGATGATGACGAAGCAGAGCTTCTGGCTGAATAACAGCTACATCTATAAAGTGGTAAAGACGGATGAATCTGACGCGGCGGATTCGTGA
- a CDS encoding serine/threonine-protein kinase, whose translation MTKKQLILNRYKPLGKAGAGGFATVQVAWDTRIQRKVAIKCIPLSEAELERAALPGADAIVLPDEEDEARSYGSAMHGTSSGAEPGSAGCAGASGADASLMGAGVADSAAASRAQAAVDPQDIPPWEDLPEACGEAGGESDAEAAPVAAGDSLLAVGSVASDRALVAGTSRAQDEDAAEAWLFNATSRAMAQAEAQAQADVSGEEAARVSAVRASIPAPSVSVSLTQAADDEPLVRTLSRIPGLDEARTAAMLSDPNIVAVYDFEIQDSTAYLIMEYVEGMTLTELLHNHDAELTLDIVAAVFDGVAHALEVAHENGVLHLDIKPDNILINHAGQVKVTDFGLATLADASGFGPAGGGTIGYMPLEQMRQENLDARCDEWALASVTYEMLAGENPFFAPDLFQAQEAIEDGELVLPSLCWDDLDEAADDVIFYALDPERDERYESVRDFAEELAPLLGDAAQGRAALAEIVQGPAEDEAPAPAPRAPRISLRDRITPMLLRVASHGCGAAGSAVLAFVSFANIPQASGFDNPLFWGLFCLFTLAGVLRPHLGALLGLLAFSGMLIACGIPAAGCVLLVAAGVWWWYLGRTDDALANAVLAAPLAGAVSLGPLAPLAAGFCLRPVPAMITAAFQAMCALLLAGLGSGSLFGWNMLVTWHFSTGAFAGEVVSDRMVALLSQPGTWAVVASWVVAAGVCALLRWRPTRLFAAFGTLAGTAAMAGGLALAAASLSAQAPWTPSAFDIASLAVSAAIMLFASYLLPDPEYYDEDDE comes from the coding sequence ATGACGAAAAAGCAGCTCATACTGAATCGATACAAGCCCCTGGGGAAAGCGGGGGCCGGCGGATTCGCCACCGTGCAGGTGGCGTGGGACACGCGTATCCAGCGCAAGGTGGCCATAAAGTGCATCCCGCTTTCCGAAGCCGAGCTTGAACGCGCGGCGCTTCCGGGTGCCGATGCTATCGTTTTGCCTGATGAGGAAGACGAAGCGAGAAGTTATGGCTCTGCGATGCACGGGACGTCGTCCGGTGCCGAGCCTGGCAGCGCGGGCTGCGCCGGAGCATCGGGAGCGGACGCGTCGTTGATGGGCGCTGGCGTTGCGGACTCGGCTGCTGCATCTCGCGCGCAAGCTGCCGTCGACCCACAAGATATTCCGCCTTGGGAAGATTTGCCGGAAGCGTGCGGCGAAGCGGGCGGGGAAAGCGATGCGGAGGCCGCGCCGGTTGCAGCGGGCGACAGCCTGCTTGCGGTAGGCAGCGTGGCTTCCGACCGTGCGCTGGTTGCGGGCACCTCGCGCGCGCAGGACGAAGACGCTGCCGAAGCCTGGCTGTTCAACGCAACCAGTCGGGCCATGGCGCAGGCCGAAGCGCAGGCGCAAGCGGATGTTTCCGGCGAAGAAGCCGCTCGCGTTTCCGCAGTTCGTGCGTCCATTCCTGCGCCAAGCGTATCCGTCAGCCTCACGCAGGCTGCCGACGACGAGCCGTTGGTGCGCACGCTGTCGCGCATTCCCGGGCTTGACGAGGCGCGTACAGCCGCCATGCTTTCCGACCCGAACATCGTGGCGGTGTACGACTTCGAAATCCAGGATTCCACGGCGTATCTGATCATGGAGTACGTCGAGGGCATGACGCTGACGGAGCTGCTGCACAATCACGACGCCGAGCTGACGCTTGACATCGTGGCCGCCGTGTTCGATGGCGTGGCGCACGCGCTTGAGGTTGCTCACGAAAACGGCGTGCTGCACCTGGACATCAAACCCGACAACATCCTGATCAACCACGCTGGCCAGGTGAAAGTGACCGACTTCGGCCTGGCCACGTTGGCCGACGCCTCGGGGTTCGGCCCGGCTGGCGGCGGTACCATCGGCTACATGCCGCTTGAGCAGATGCGGCAGGAAAACCTGGACGCGCGTTGCGACGAGTGGGCGCTTGCGTCGGTGACGTACGAGATGCTGGCCGGCGAAAACCCGTTTTTCGCGCCCGACCTGTTCCAAGCGCAGGAGGCGATCGAGGACGGCGAGCTGGTGCTGCCGTCGCTGTGCTGGGACGACCTGGACGAAGCGGCCGACGACGTGATCTTCTACGCGCTGGACCCCGAACGCGACGAGCGCTACGAGTCGGTGCGCGACTTCGCCGAAGAGCTCGCGCCGCTTTTGGGCGACGCGGCGCAGGGTCGCGCGGCGCTGGCCGAAATCGTGCAGGGGCCGGCGGAGGACGAGGCGCCTGCGCCTGCGCCCCGCGCCCCACGCATTTCGCTGCGCGACCGCATCACGCCGATGCTTTTGCGCGTGGCGTCGCACGGGTGCGGCGCGGCGGGCTCGGCGGTGCTGGCGTTCGTGTCGTTCGCGAACATCCCGCAAGCGTCGGGCTTCGACAATCCTCTGTTCTGGGGACTGTTTTGCCTGTTCACGCTTGCAGGAGTGCTTCGTCCGCACCTGGGTGCGCTGCTGGGGCTGCTGGCGTTTTCGGGCATGCTCATCGCGTGCGGCATCCCGGCGGCGGGTTGCGTGCTGCTGGTTGCGGCGGGCGTATGGTGGTGGTACCTCGGGCGCACGGACGATGCGTTGGCGAACGCCGTGCTGGCGGCGCCGCTTGCAGGCGCGGTGAGCTTGGGCCCGCTGGCCCCGCTGGCTGCTGGGTTCTGTCTGCGTCCAGTGCCCGCCATGATAACGGCGGCGTTCCAGGCGATGTGCGCGCTGCTGCTCGCTGGCCTGGGAAGCGGCTCGCTGTTCGGCTGGAACATGCTTGTGACCTGGCATTTCTCCACAGGTGCGTTCGCTGGCGAAGTGGTTTCCGACCGCATGGTGGCACTGCTTTCGCAGCCGGGCACGTGGGCGGTGGTGGCAAGCTGGGTTGTGGCGGCGGGCGTTTGCGCGCTGCTGCGCTGGCGTCCCACGCGGCTGTTCGCGGCGTTCGGCACGCTGGCCGGTACGGCGGCTATGGCGGGCGGTCTGGCTTTGGCGGCGGCTTCGCTTTCCGCACAAGCGCCTTGGACGCCTTCGGCCTTCGACATCGCCTCGCTGGCGGTTTCGGCGGCAATCATGCTGTTTGCCAGCTATCTTCTGCCCGATCCCGAGTATTATGACGAAGACGACGAATAG